From one Nocardioides yefusunii genomic stretch:
- a CDS encoding glycerate kinase — protein MRVVFAPDKFAGTLTAPEAAEAMAAGWRRHVPDLDAVLVPMADGGPGFVDVLHSTLGGDLLDLEVSGPHGSMVPAQVLLVPDAGGAGVTAYVESAHANGLHLTGRHRPRTATTRGVGELVAAAVDAGATRIVLGAGGSGTNDGGAGMLAGLGVTADVPLDAGPDGLRGVTRVDLAPALARLEGIELVLASDVDNPLTGMFGAPKVFGPQKGLDDADVVEVDALLSQFARCCDLRASLQQGAGAAGGLGYAALLLGAVRRPGFDVVADAVGLTTLVADADLAVTGEGCFDAQSGAGKVPHGVAQVAQAQLRPCVVLAGAVEVGAREARGLGVEAAYGLVDMVGRERAFADAAGALADVAERVARSWSAG, from the coding sequence ATGCGCGTCGTCTTCGCCCCCGACAAGTTCGCCGGCACCCTCACCGCTCCCGAGGCCGCTGAGGCCATGGCGGCGGGGTGGCGTCGTCACGTGCCCGACCTCGACGCGGTGCTTGTCCCGATGGCGGACGGGGGACCGGGGTTCGTCGACGTCCTGCACTCCACGCTCGGCGGTGACCTGCTCGACCTCGAGGTGAGTGGCCCGCACGGCAGCATGGTCCCGGCGCAGGTGCTGCTGGTCCCGGACGCGGGAGGCGCTGGAGTGACCGCCTACGTCGAGTCCGCGCACGCCAACGGCTTGCACCTCACGGGACGCCACCGACCGCGAACGGCCACCACCCGTGGAGTCGGTGAACTTGTTGCCGCGGCCGTGGACGCGGGCGCGACCCGCATCGTGCTCGGCGCCGGAGGCTCGGGCACCAACGACGGGGGAGCAGGCATGCTGGCGGGCCTCGGCGTGACCGCGGACGTGCCGCTCGACGCCGGGCCGGACGGCCTGCGTGGTGTCACCCGGGTCGACCTCGCCCCTGCCCTGGCGCGCCTGGAGGGGATTGAACTGGTCCTGGCCTCCGACGTCGACAACCCACTGACCGGGATGTTCGGCGCGCCGAAGGTCTTCGGCCCGCAGAAGGGGCTCGACGACGCCGACGTGGTCGAGGTCGACGCCCTTCTGTCCCAGTTCGCACGCTGCTGCGACCTGCGCGCCTCGCTGCAGCAGGGAGCAGGTGCCGCGGGTGGCCTCGGCTACGCGGCACTGCTGCTGGGTGCCGTGCGACGCCCCGGGTTCGACGTCGTCGCCGACGCGGTCGGACTCACGACGCTGGTTGCCGACGCCGACCTGGCGGTGACGGGGGAGGGGTGCTTCGACGCCCAGTCCGGTGCCGGCAAGGTGCCGCACGGGGTCGCCCAAGTGGCCCAGGCCCAGCTGCGACCGTGCGTCGTGCTCGCCGGGGCGGTGGAGGTCGGCGCCCGCGAGGCACGTGGTCTTGGCGTCGAAGCGGCCTACGGACTTGTCGACATGGTGGGACGCGAACGTGCCTTCGCCGACGCCGCCGGGGCACTGGCCGACGTCGCCGAGCGGGTCGCCCGTTCGTGGAGCGCCGGCTGA